In a single window of the Terriglobia bacterium genome:
- a CDS encoding GNAT family N-acetyltransferase translates to MSATNPQFILRAAHAGDIPALHELIACSVHGLMTSAYTERQLQAALGTWLGVDSRLVEDGTYFIVEAIDNGTRIPVACGGWSKRNTPYGSDHRPGRDDALLDPAVDAARIRAFFVHPNWARRGLGAMILRHCERVALDAGFRRCEMGATLSGVPFYRSHGYHSAEQIDLPLPSGDTLPILKMTKELACTGSDRK, encoded by the coding sequence ATGTCCGCCACTAACCCGCAATTTATCCTCCGAGCCGCTCACGCCGGGGACATTCCCGCGCTTCACGAGTTAATTGCCTGCTCGGTTCACGGCTTGATGACCAGTGCCTATACCGAGCGGCAGTTGCAGGCGGCGCTCGGCACCTGGCTTGGGGTGGACTCGCGCCTGGTCGAGGATGGCACCTACTTCATTGTCGAGGCCATCGACAATGGCACCAGAATTCCGGTCGCATGTGGCGGGTGGAGCAAACGCAATACCCCATACGGCAGCGATCATCGCCCCGGACGCGACGATGCTCTGCTCGATCCAGCCGTGGATGCGGCCAGGATCCGCGCATTCTTCGTGCATCCCAACTGGGCACGCCGAGGTCTGGGAGCCATGATCCTGCGTCACTGTGAGCGGGTCGCGCTGGATGCCGGCTTCCGCCGATGCGAAATGGGAGCAACCCTGAGTGGCGTCCCTTTTTACCGGAGCCACGGCTACCATTCGGCCGAACAAATCGACCTGCCGTTGCCCAGTGGCGACACACTACCCATTCTCAAGATGACCAAGGAACTCGCTTGCACCGGGAGCGACCGCAAATAG